In the genome of Desulfovibrio sp. ZJ209, one region contains:
- a CDS encoding aldo/keto reductase, translating into MKDTLTLNNGVEIPRIGYGVYQIPPAHTVSCVSAALEVGYRSIDTAQVYDNEAEVGIAVRNSGLARSDVFVTTKIWGSGGYEDTRRSISASIKRLGLGYVDLFLIHEPVGKYEETYRAMEDALAAGEVRAIGVANFLGTTFEGLLRHCKVKPAVNQIETHPFRQQREMHTLCQKNGIALEAWSPLACGKNHIFTNAILTGIAATHGKTVAQVVLRWLYQRGIIVIPKSVHRERMIENLAILDFSLTQDDMQKISTLDHGTSLFNWW; encoded by the coding sequence ATGAAAGATACACTCACATTGAACAATGGCGTGGAGATTCCGCGTATCGGGTATGGCGTGTACCAGATACCGCCAGCGCACACCGTTTCTTGTGTAAGCGCAGCGCTGGAAGTTGGCTACCGTTCCATAGATACCGCGCAGGTTTACGACAATGAGGCGGAGGTGGGCATCGCCGTGCGCAACTCCGGCCTGGCGCGGAGCGACGTTTTCGTCACCACCAAAATATGGGGTTCCGGCGGCTATGAGGACACCCGACGTTCCATCTCGGCCTCCATAAAACGCCTGGGGCTCGGATATGTTGATTTGTTCCTGATTCACGAGCCTGTGGGAAAATATGAGGAAACGTACCGCGCGATGGAGGATGCGCTGGCGGCCGGTGAAGTGCGCGCTATTGGTGTCGCCAACTTCCTCGGAACCACCTTTGAGGGGCTCCTGCGGCATTGCAAGGTGAAGCCCGCTGTAAACCAGATTGAAACCCACCCTTTCAGGCAGCAGCGGGAAATGCACACCCTTTGCCAAAAGAACGGCATAGCACTGGAGGCATGGTCGCCCCTGGCCTGTGGCAAAAATCACATCTTCACCAACGCCATCCTGACTGGGATAGCGGCAACACATGGCAAAACAGTGGCACAGGTGGTACTTCGCTGGCTGTATCAGCGCGGTATCATTGTCATCCCCAAGAGCGTTCACCGGGAGAGGATGATCGAAAACCTCGCCATCCTGGATTTTTCACTCACACAAGATGACATGCAAAAGATCAGTACTTTGGACCACGGTACAAGTCTTTTCAACTGGTGGTAA
- a CDS encoding SDR family oxidoreductase has product MDLKLDDKKVLVTGAGSGIGREIARQFAIEGADVLIVARTEEALRETAALNSRISWLAADLTTADGVERVVNEIASRFGSLDVLVNNAGWSPVHPFEAETMDEIMKAFDVNVNTVCRLVLKTLPLLKNSRGNIINISSAAIRNHLIQMSVYSAAKAAVDMFTKIWAKEFAPYGVRVNSVSPGPIESPIYDKLGISGAEKEAHMARVTAGVPLGRFGKVEEVAPIVLFLASEATASYITGADYLVDGGYGD; this is encoded by the coding sequence ATGGATCTGAAGCTCGATGACAAAAAGGTTTTGGTCACGGGAGCTGGTTCGGGTATCGGCAGGGAAATTGCCCGGCAATTTGCCATAGAGGGCGCTGATGTTCTTATCGTGGCACGCACGGAAGAAGCTCTGCGCGAAACGGCGGCTCTCAATTCCCGCATATCGTGGCTTGCCGCTGACCTGACTACCGCTGATGGTGTTGAGCGCGTTGTCAATGAAATCGCTTCCCGCTTCGGCAGCCTTGATGTTCTGGTCAATAACGCTGGCTGGTCCCCTGTCCATCCCTTTGAGGCCGAAACGATGGATGAGATCATGAAAGCCTTTGACGTGAATGTGAACACCGTCTGCCGCCTTGTCCTGAAGACGCTCCCTTTGCTCAAAAACAGTCGCGGCAATATTATCAATATCAGCTCTGCCGCCATCCGCAACCACTTGATCCAAATGTCCGTCTATAGCGCAGCAAAGGCTGCCGTGGACATGTTCACAAAGATATGGGCCAAGGAATTTGCCCCCTATGGCGTGAGGGTCAATTCCGTTTCTCCCGGCCCCATCGAATCGCCGATATACGACAAGCTCGGGATTTCCGGTGCTGAAAAAGAAGCGCACATGGCCCGCGTGACGGCGGGGGTGCCGCTGGGACGCTTCGGAAAGGTTGAGGAAGTGGCCCCCATTGTCCTCTTCCTCGCTTCAGAGGCGACGGCCAGTTACATCACTGGAGCGGACTATCTCGTTGACGGCGGGTATGGCGATTAG